The Acidimicrobiales bacterium region AAGCCGGCCACAGCGTCGTGGGCTGCTTCCCGGACCGGTGGGGCGACCAACCGCGGCCGCACCCCTTCGTGTGCACCGGTGTGGCCGAGGGCACGTGCCCGATCGAGGACGGCGTAGACGTCGCCCTCGTCGTGCGCCCCCAGGCGCAACCGCGTCCCACCGGCCTCGAGGCGGGAGCGCAGTGCGCCCTGCGCGCCGGCATCCCGCTGGTCGAGCGTGGCCTCGAGGCGTACGACCCCTACGAGCCCTGGGTCGGCGCACGCGTTCACGGTGACGTGGTCCTCGCTTGCGAGGAAGCGATCGACGCCAGCAACGACGACCTGCGCCACGAGATCTTCCGCCGGATCCATCCGATTCTCGACGACGCCGGCCTCGTCGCCCACGAACTGCGGTTCGGCTTCGACACGACCGGTGGCGAATTGCGCGTCACGATTTCGGGCCCCGCCATCGCCGAAGAGTTCGAGCAGCGGATGGCCGTACGCGTCGCCGACGCCGTGCGGGCAACGCGGCGCCACTTCAGCAAGAAGAACTTCGTCTACGAGGTCGCCGCCTAACCCGGCACGGTGACGCCTCGTCAGCGGGCCGGCTTCCGGCGACCCCTCCCCCCTCCGCCGGACGCCGCCCGCTAAATCTGTTCGAGAATCGCAGCCGCGGGAATCGACTCCGGCGCCACGTGCGCGCGCGCCGCTTCGTTGGCCAGCCGCTGGAGTGCAGCGTTCACCGGAGTCGCTACCCCGTGAAGACGACCGAGCAGCACGATCTCGCCGTTGAGCCAGTCCGTCTCGACGTCGCCCGCGCCGCGAGCGAGGCTCTGGTGCGTCGACCCGCCGAGCCGGTGCTCACCTTTGATCGGCACGATCGTCAGGTGGTCAGCGCGCCGTTCGCGGTCTTCCTCGTCGGACGCGTAGTCGATGCCGGCGGCGTCGAGCACCGCCTTGCCTTCGTGCCGGGCGGCGCGCCGGAGCTGTCCCGCCTCCTCGCTCGAGCCACTCAACGCCACGATCGCGTTCGCGAGATTCATCAGCAGCTTCGTGTACTTCCACCGCATGACCTCGTCGCGCACGACGCAGTGAAACCCCGCAGCGTTGAACGCGGCGACGACCTCATGGGCGGTGTCGTCACTGCCGCGGGGATAGCGGCCCACGTCGAGCAGGCCCGGCGTCGGCCAGGCGTGCGCCTGCACCACGCCCGCTTCGAGGTGGGCAGCGGGCATCATCACGACGCAGCCGTAGGTGTGCTCGAAGTGGCGCAATACCACCCGCTCGTTGTCGACGCCGTTCTGGGCGCACACGACCGCGAGCGACGGCGGCCCCACCGCGGCGAGGGCCCGCACCGCCGCCGACGTGTCCTGCGACTTCATCGTGAGCACCACGACGTCGTCGGCGCGCCAGTCGATCGCGGCCGGATCGGTGACGACGGGGACGGCGAAGGTTTCTTCGTCGTCGCCGTGTTCGAGGGTGATGCCCCGCCGCTGCATCGCATCCGCGTGCGCGCCGCGCGCGATGAGCACGACCTCGGTCCCGGCGCGGAACAACTGCGC contains the following coding sequences:
- a CDS encoding 2-dehydropantoate 2-reductase, encoding MIYGAGAIGGVVGAQLFRAGTEVVLIARGAHADAMQRRGITLEHGDDEETFAVPVVTDPAAIDWRADDVVVLTMKSQDTSAAVRALAAVGPPSLAVVCAQNGVDNERVVLRHFEHTYGCVVMMPAAHLEAGVVQAHAWPTPGLLDVGRYPRGSDDTAHEVVAAFNAAGFHCVVRDEVMRWKYTKLLMNLANAIVALSGSSEEAGQLRRAARHEGKAVLDAAGIDYASDEEDRERRADHLTIVPIKGEHRLGGSTHQSLARGAGDVETDWLNGEIVLLGRLHGVATPVNAALQRLANEAARAHVAPESIPAAAILEQI